The Microbacterium phyllosphaerae region GTGCTCGCGCTCGCCGCAGCGGTGCTCACCGCGCCGGTCGTCGTCATCATCGTCGCGTGGATCGTCGCAGGGGCGGGCATGGGGCTGATGAGTCCGCGGACCAGCGCTCTGACCCTCGAGATGTCGGCGCCCGAGAATCAGGGCTTCAACAGTGCGGCCATGACGGTGGCCGACTCCTTCGGAAGCGCCCTTGCGCTCGCGATCACGGGCGTGCTGTTCACCGGGCTCGCGGCGGTGGCCGATCCGTTCGTCGCGGTCTTCGCCCTGGCCGGCGTCATCGCGCTCGCCGCGGCGGTGCTCGCGCCTCGCGTCGCCCCGCGGAGTGCGTGACGCGCGGGACGAACACGGACGGCACGACGCGCCCGGAGCGCTCTTGCACAAGCTCCGGCGGAACACCACCCCGTGACTCGGCGTTGCTTCTGAGCAAGACTGGGCGACGGAGAGGTGCACCCCATGACTGCTGAGAAGACCGACGAATACGACCTGATCGTGCTGGGCGGAGGTCCCGTGGGCGAGAACGTCGCCGACCGCGCCGTGCAGGACGGACTGACCGCGATCATCGTGGAGAGCGAACTGGTCGGCGGCGAGTGCTCGTACTGGGCGTGCATGCCGTCGAAGGCGCTGCTGCGCTCTGGGCAGGCGCTGCGCGCGGCGCAGCACGTCGCAGGAGCCAAGGAGGCGGTGACCGGAAAGCTCGACGTGCGGGCGGTGTTCGACCGCCGCGACTCGTTCACGAGCAACTGGTCGGACGACGGTCAGGTGAAGTGGCTCGACTCGGCCGGCATCGACCTGGCCCGAGGTCACGGTCGCCTGACGGGCGAGCGCGAGGTGACGGTGACGGATGCCGACGGCGGCACCCGCGTGCTCCGCGCCCGCCATGCCGTCGCGATCAGCACGGGTTCGGATGCCGTCATCCCGCCGATCGAGGGCCTGCGCGAGTCATCCCCGTGGACGAGCCGTGAGGCGACGAGTGCCGAAGAGCTTCCCGAGTCGCTGGCCGTGATCGGCGGAGGAGTGGTCGCGGTCGAGATGGCGACGGCATACGCGGCTCTCGGCTCGACGGTGACGATCATCGCCCGGAGCGGCCTGCTCGGCACGATGGAGCCGTTCGCGGGTGAGCGGGTGGCCGCGGGGCTGAAGGAACTCGGCGTCGACGTGCGCACCGACACGGGGACCACCGGCGTCACGCGCGGCGACGACGGGGTGTCGATCGTGCTCGACGACGGATCGACGGTCACCGCGGCGGAGGTGCTCGTCGCGACGGGCCGTTCGCCGCGCAGCGGAGACATCGGGCTCGACGTCGTGGGCCTCGAGCCGGGGCGCTGGATCACGGTCGACGACACGCTGCGCGTCCCCGGATCCGACTGGCTCTACGCGGTCGGCGATGTCAACGGCCGCGTGCTCCTCACGCATCAGGGCAAGTATCAGGCGCGGGCGGCCGGCGATGTCATCGCGGCTCGGGCGCAGGGCGCGGATGTCGACGACGAGCCCTGGGGAAAGCATGTGGCGACGGCCGACAAGACCGCAGCCCCCCAGGTGACGTTCTCGTTCCCCGAGGTGGCATCGGTCGGGCAGACCGAGGCCGAGGCCCGTGAGGCGGGCACAGATGTCGTCGTGGTGGATTACGACCTCGGCGGGGTCGCGGGCGCCAGCCTCTACGAGGACGGCTTCGAGGGCCAGGCCCGCATCGTGATCGACAAGGAGCGTGACGTCATCATCGGCGCCACCTTCGTCGGCCCCGAGGTCGCCGAGCTCGTGCAGACCGCGACCGTGGCGATCGTGGGCGAGGTGCCCATCGCGCGCCTCTGGCACGCCGTTCCGGCCTACCCGACGATCAGCGAGGTCTGGCTGCGGCTGCTGGAGGGCTACGGGCGGGATTCGGCATGATCTCTCGAACCATCTGTTCCGGCATCCGCTCCGAACAGACCGTGAGAAGACGGGTGCGCTCGGCGTGCCCGGCGCAGGTTTGTTTCTCACATTGACGGCCCCCAGCGCAAGCCTGGGGCGGATGTCGCACACCTCTTATACGCTCGAAACCACATCCGAGGAGGCAGGACCATGAAGGCTGTACTCGCAGGAACCGTCATCGCCGAAGCAGACGAGAGCGATCTCGCGCGCATCGAAGGCAACTGGTACTTTCCGCCGGCATCCATCACCGAGGGCGCGCTCGTCGAGAGCCCGACCCCGTACACCTGCCCGTGGAAGGGCGCTGCCCAGTACTACTCGGTGCAGGCCGGCGGCGAGCTGCACACCGACTATGCCTGGTCGTATCCGACCCCGTACCCGAGCGCCTTCGACCGTGTCGGCAAGGACTTCTCGGGCTTCGTCGCGTTCGACCCCCGCGTCGAAGTGTCCGCATGACCTCTGTATGCCGCAGCCGGGGCGCTGATGCCCGTCTCGTCGATCGATCGACCGGAGAGTAATCGTGATCGAATTCCGCAACGTCACCAAGCAGTTCCCCGACGGCACGACAGCCGTCAAGGACTTCAGCCTGGTTCTGCCCTCCCGCCAGACGACCGTCTTCGTCGGATCTTCCGGCTGTGGCAAGACCACTCTGCTGCGGATGATCAACCGCATGGTCGAGCCCACCTCGGGTGACGTCGAGATCGACGGCGAGAGCGTGCTCGGCGGCGATCCGGTCGCGCTGCGCCGCAGCATCGGCTATGTGATGCAGAACTCGGGCCTCATGCCGCACTTCACCGTGATCGACAACGTCGCGACGGTGCTGCGCCTGACCGGCGTGAAGAAGGGTCCGGCTCACGAGCGGGCGCGCGAGCTGCTGGCCACCGTCGGTCTCGACCAGTCGCTGGCCGAGCGGTACCCGAGCCAGCTCTCGGGTGGGCAGCAGCAGCGTGTCGGGGTGGCCCGAGGCCTCGCGGCAGACCCGAACATCCTGCTCATGGACGAGCCTTTCGGCGCCGTCGACCCGATCGTGCGCGCCGACCTGCAGCAGGAGACGCTGCGGCTGCAGCGCGAACTCGACAAGACGGTGGTGTTCGTCACGCACGACATCGACGAGGCCTTCCTGCTCGGCGACCAGGTCGTGATCCTCGACAAGGGTGCCCGTATCGTGCAGGTGGGCAGCCCGAGCGAGATCATCGAGAACCCGGCAGACGACTT contains the following coding sequences:
- a CDS encoding dihydrolipoyl dehydrogenase family protein, encoding MTAEKTDEYDLIVLGGGPVGENVADRAVQDGLTAIIVESELVGGECSYWACMPSKALLRSGQALRAAQHVAGAKEAVTGKLDVRAVFDRRDSFTSNWSDDGQVKWLDSAGIDLARGHGRLTGEREVTVTDADGGTRVLRARHAVAISTGSDAVIPPIEGLRESSPWTSREATSAEELPESLAVIGGGVVAVEMATAYAALGSTVTIIARSGLLGTMEPFAGERVAAGLKELGVDVRTDTGTTGVTRGDDGVSIVLDDGSTVTAAEVLVATGRSPRSGDIGLDVVGLEPGRWITVDDTLRVPGSDWLYAVGDVNGRVLLTHQGKYQARAAGDVIAARAQGADVDDEPWGKHVATADKTAAPQVTFSFPEVASVGQTEAEAREAGTDVVVVDYDLGGVAGASLYEDGFEGQARIVIDKERDVIIGATFVGPEVAELVQTATVAIVGEVPIARLWHAVPAYPTISEVWLRLLEGYGRDSA
- a CDS encoding DUF427 domain-containing protein; protein product: MKAVLAGTVIAEADESDLARIEGNWYFPPASITEGALVESPTPYTCPWKGAAQYYSVQAGGELHTDYAWSYPTPYPSAFDRVGKDFSGFVAFDPRVEVSA
- a CDS encoding ABC transporter ATP-binding protein encodes the protein MIEFRNVTKQFPDGTTAVKDFSLVLPSRQTTVFVGSSGCGKTTLLRMINRMVEPTSGDVEIDGESVLGGDPVALRRSIGYVMQNSGLMPHFTVIDNVATVLRLTGVKKGPAHERARELLATVGLDQSLAERYPSQLSGGQQQRVGVARGLAADPNILLMDEPFGAVDPIVRADLQQETLRLQRELDKTVVFVTHDIDEAFLLGDQVVILDKGARIVQVGSPSEIIENPADDFVASFIGADRGRRALHLKETPHGTVVVDSEGRTQGAIVGDAEKSDGPLAGPDAAALGAVRGERA